A single genomic interval of Dromiciops gliroides isolate mDroGli1 chromosome 1, mDroGli1.pri, whole genome shotgun sequence harbors:
- the LOC122734531 gene encoding 40S ribosomal protein S29-like codes for MGHQKLYWSYPHKFSQGSQSCHMCSNRHGLIRKYGLNMCCQCFLQYMKDIGFIKLD; via the coding sequence ATGGGTCACCAGAAGCTCTACTGGAGCTACCCTCACAAATTCAGCCAGGGGTCTCAGTCGTGCCACATGTGTTCGAACCGGCATGGCCTGATCCGCAAGTATGGCTTGAACATGTGCTGCCAGTGCTTCCTTCAGTATATGAAAGACATTGGCTTCATCAAGTTGGACTAA